In Phacochoerus africanus isolate WHEZ1 chromosome 14, ROS_Pafr_v1, whole genome shotgun sequence, one genomic interval encodes:
- the TMEM238L gene encoding transmembrane protein 238-like: MLLGRPWGRCHLGRCALLLGVALLFDAVGLVLLLLGILAPLDYWDFLVYTGSLILAFSLLFWITWYSLNIEVPLEKLDL, translated from the coding sequence ATGCTCCTGGGGAGGCCTTGGGGAAGATGCCACCTCGGGCGCTGCGCCCTCCTCCTCGGCGTGGCCCTTCTGTTCGACGCCGTGGGCCTGGTCCTTTTGCTCCTGGGCATCCTTGCCCCTCTCGACTATTGGGACTTCTTGGTCTATACGGGGTCCCTGATCCTGGCTTTCAGCCTTCTCTTCTGGATCACCTGGTATTCCCTCAACATCGAGGTGCCGCTTGAGAAACTGGACTTGTAG